One genomic window of Pecten maximus chromosome 3, xPecMax1.1, whole genome shotgun sequence includes the following:
- the LOC117324227 gene encoding orexin receptor type 1-like, whose amino-acid sequence MANSTKAFEDQALLDQWNSEFVDVLWSDTLLLVMYILIGVVGNSLVIIVYTLRFRDKSEDRFFIPYLAVIDLIACLVCSSFGIAVNQYAVTFTNDPACKAFWVCSLFTTGCSIFILLVIAVHRYQKICRPFSVQMSLRRKRLSLVGCISVSLLVSLPSLAFYGTSPVIHPEYNITGTRCANIRGPWTKGVAISYKAVILLMCLGVLISLIVLYCLIGKAVFKRITLNKNRQIQTSVPTAMSSATSSDTVTAIVESVSEDGRKLAPKPMSNANSKKKTIPGYRLSVMFMIITAVFVLCYIPKMSMMVFESKNEMFWFTLDISGYGAYRFLYTMYIINSIVNPVIYGFFDKKFRKELLSLSYCT is encoded by the coding sequence ATGGCAAATTCCACCAAGGCGTTTGAAGATCAAGCTCTCCTTGATCAATGGAACTCAGAGTTCGTGGACGTGCTGTGGTCCGATACCCTTCTCCTGGTGATGTACATCTTGATTGGCGTAGTGGGTAACTCACTCGTTATTATTGTGTACACTCTACGTTTCCGGGACAAAAGCGAAGATCGATTCTTTATTCCATACCTTGCTGTTATTGACTTGATAGCATGTTTGGTGTGCTCATCTTTCGGTATTGCTGTAAACCAGTATGCTGTAACGTTTACCAATGACCCGGCGTGTAAGGCGTTCTGGGTATGCAGTCTATTTACGACAGGGTGTTCAATATTCATACTGCTAGTTATAGCGGTTCATcgatatcagaaaatatgtcgaCCATTTTCAGTACAGATGTCACTCCGAAGAAAGAGGCTGAGCTTAGTAGGCTGCATATCTGTGTCACTTCTTGTGTCACTCCCATCGCTGGCTTTCTATGGGACATCTCCTGTTATACACCCAGAATACAACATCACAGGAACGCGTTGTGCTAACATTCGTGGACCGTGGACGAAAGGTGTAGCTATATCCTACAAGGCTGTGATACTGCTCATGTGCCTGGGTGTACTGATAAGTTTGATAGTTCTTTACTGTTTGATAGGAAAAGCCGTCTTTAAAAGGATTACATTGAATAAAAACAGACAAATCCAAACATCAGTTCCAACCGCAATGTCCTCAGCAACATCTTCAGATACTGTGACAGCCATCGTGGAATCTGTCTCCGAGGATGGGCGAAAACTAGCTCCGAAGCCGATGTCAAATGCAAATTCAAAGAAGAAAACCATCCCGGGATATCGACTTTCCGTGATGTTTATGATTATCACCGCAGTTTTTGTTCTCTGCTACATTCCTAAGATGTCCATGATGGTGTTTGAGTCTAAAAATGAGATGTTCTGGTTCACTCTGGATATCTCCGGTTATGGCGCATATCGATTcttatataccatgtatataataaatagcATCGTGAATCCTGTCATATATGGATTCTTTGATAAAAAATTCAGAAAGGAACTCTTGTCACTCTCTTACTGTACATAG